Proteins co-encoded in one Nonomuraea helvata genomic window:
- a CDS encoding class I SAM-dependent methyltransferase, which produces MSRERLRATFDTVASRYQKARPDYPADLYAELLAMTGLEPSAHLLEIGCGPGKATLPLAQAGFRITAVELGDALADEARRGLRDFPGVSVVTSSFEEWKPPTGSHFDLIYAATAWKWVDPEVKYEKAAALLRPGGHLAVWNADHAFPPDFDPFFAEIQRVYDEMGEGDGGSWPPPRPEDQPDTTATEFEVSGHFAVIGTRRFVWGHRYSTEEYIALLETFSGHIAMEAAKKEHLYREIRRLLAARPDRSLTRHWLAVLTVGRRRGPA; this is translated from the coding sequence ATGTCCCGCGAACGTCTGCGAGCCACCTTCGACACTGTGGCCTCCCGATATCAGAAGGCGCGCCCCGACTACCCCGCTGATCTGTACGCCGAACTGCTCGCGATGACAGGGCTCGAACCGTCCGCCCACCTTCTCGAAATCGGATGCGGCCCGGGAAAAGCCACACTGCCGCTGGCGCAGGCGGGCTTCCGGATCACGGCCGTCGAGCTCGGCGACGCCCTGGCCGATGAGGCGCGGCGCGGGCTACGTGATTTCCCCGGCGTCTCGGTGGTCACCTCGTCGTTCGAGGAATGGAAACCTCCGACCGGCTCCCACTTCGACCTCATCTACGCGGCCACCGCCTGGAAATGGGTCGACCCCGAGGTGAAGTACGAGAAGGCGGCTGCGCTCCTGCGCCCAGGTGGCCACCTGGCCGTATGGAACGCCGACCACGCTTTTCCCCCGGACTTCGACCCGTTCTTCGCGGAAATCCAACGGGTGTACGACGAGATGGGGGAAGGCGACGGCGGCTCCTGGCCACCGCCGCGTCCCGAGGACCAGCCCGATACCACCGCCACCGAATTCGAGGTCTCCGGGCACTTCGCGGTCATCGGGACACGGCGTTTCGTATGGGGCCATCGCTACTCCACAGAGGAGTACATCGCCCTGCTGGAGACCTTCTCCGGCCACATCGCCATGGAGGCGGCCAAGAAGGAGCACCTCTACCGCGAGATACGCCGCCTGCTTGCCGCACGCCCCGACAGATCACTGACCCGGCACTGGCTGGCCGTCCTCACGGTCGGCCGACGCCGGGGACCCGCGTAA